The window GGTGGGCCACAGCCGATCGTTCGATGATGCGCGCACGGTCCTGATGTCCCTCGACCGGTTTCTCGGAACGCTGACCACGGAGTCACGGCGAGCCGAAATCACGCTGCTGGTAACGAGCGACCACGGCAACATGGAAGATCTCTCGCGCAAGACCCACACTCGCAACCCGGTCCCGTTCATTGCGGTCGGGCCTGCGGCCCCGCTGTTCGGTGACGTCGCGTCGATTCTCGACGTAACCCCTGCAATCGTCGCCGCTCTTTCGGACCGTCTTTAGTGCGCCACCATCACCGCTTCGTCCGCCTTCTCTTCCGACTCATAGAACGTGCCGGTCTTCAGCTCGAGCACCAGGCGATCCGCATCGTAGATATCGTCGAGCGCCTCCAGAATGCCTCGCGAATCGACCGACACGGTACGTCCGCTGACATCAAGAAACAGATACTCGTTGGGTAGCGCTTCGACATTGCTGTCGAACGCGAGGCCGACCAGTTCCAGATCACGATTCAACACCGGAGAACCCGAGTTGCCGCCGGTGATGTCGTTCGTCGAAACGAAGTTCAGCGGAGTCGAGAGGTCGACGTTAGCCGCACCATTGATCCAGCGTTCCGGAAGCTTCCACTCTTCGCGACCCTTGTACGAGTAGTAGTGATCGAGAAGTCCGAACAGCGTAGTGAATGCGGGCGCGCGCGTGCCGTTGTAATCGTACCCGGCAACCACGCCGTCCGCAAGTCGCGGCGAGAACGTAGCGTCGGGTGGCATTGTGCGACCGTGGATGGCGAAACGCGCCCGTGCCAGCTTCGCATTCAGATTCTCCTCGGTGGACTGAAAACTGGAGAGCTGCTGGCCCAGACTGAGATAGGCCGGCGCCAGTGCGTTGATCAGTTTTACGGTCGGGTCTCCACTTGATCTGTAGCCCTTGTCAAGCAGTCCCGCGAATCCGGTCGAATCCTTCAGCGCCGTGCCCGCCACGACACGCTTCGCGACTGAATCCGGAGTGCTTCCGTTGAGTATTCCTTTCACGATCGGATGGTCGGCACCGAGATAGGACTTCATCTCCGACAACCGGGCGGCGATGAACTGCTCTTCGATCTCGGCAGGCCAGTCGTCTACTGCCAGGCCGTCCTTCTTCAGGGACGAAGTCCTTTCCGCGGGAGCGCCACGCTCTTTGAGAAAATCGTGCAGGTAGCCATACAGACCGCGGAGCAGAATGTGCGACGTCAACGCCTCCGATCCGAAGTACGTGAACGCGCCAGACTGCCCGGCGACAGCCTGCTTCGATTTTTGCATCGTCGCAATGTCGTTGAAGACCGAACCGTACAGCTTGTTCAAAGAATCGGTCGCCGACAACGCTCTCTTCAGTTCCTGTTCGGCGCCGTTCTTCCGTGCGATCAAATATGGATCCTTGAGTCCAGAGAGCTGTCCGCGGAATGCCTTGATCGAGTTTTCGAGAGAGAAGTACGTGTTTCTGAGATCGTACTCTTCAGCCTCCTCAGGGTGGGCGTCGATGTAGGCCTTCAGAATTGCCGATCTGCTCGTGAAGATCCCGAGCTGCGCCGGCAGCGAGTGATCGCGCTCAAACTCCAGCTGGCTGACTGTGCTAAGCCGGCTGGTCGATCCAGGATTTCCCACAATGAATACTGCGTCGCCTTCCTTAACCCCGTCGACCGACCACGGGAAATACTTCTCGGTCTTGAGCGGGAGACCATCCTCGCCATAGGCGCGAAACAAACTGAAGTCCAGGTTGAATCGCGGGTAGGTGAAGTTGTCCGGGTCACCGCCGAAGTAGCCGATCTGCAGTTCGGGGGCCATCACGAGTCGGACATCATCGTATCGCTTGAACGTATATGCCGAATACTGTCCGCCGTTATAGAGTTCTATCACCTGCACCGATAGCGTCGAGTCGGTTGCCTTGACCTTGTTGGTCATCGTCTGTTCGACGGCGTCAGCTTTCTGTCTTCTCGCTCCTGACTGAGCCTCGTCACCGAAAACACCTTTGACTGCAGCGTATACCTGGTCGGTGACGTCTTCTATCGAGATGAGCTGCTCCACGAACAACTCCTCTACTTTGCGCTCGTCCTCCACGTGGCCGGCGTAGAAGCCATTGTCCAGCAGGTTCTCCCCCTTCTTGCTCACATCGGAAACGCTGCCGCGTCCGCAATGGTGATTGGTGGCGATGAGGCCGTTGGGAGAAACGAAAGATGCGGAGCAGTAGGTCGCAAAGCGCAGGGAGCCGAGTCGGGCCTTATCGAACCAGGCGGAATCGGGACGAAAGCCGTACGCCTCGTTGAAGTACTCCATCGGCGGATTATCGAAGGTCCACATCTTGCCACCGTCGAAGCGGCCGGGGGCGACGACGGCAGCGGCCGGAGCGGCAGCGGCGGTCGACACGTGTTGCGGAGTGCCGAGCTTCTCGGTGGAGGGCGGCTTCTCCGTAACGACAGCCGTATGTTTTGAGGTGGAGCATCCGGTGACCAGCAGGATGCTGACCGTGAGTGCGCGCAGGGTAAAA of the Rhodothermales bacterium genome contains:
- a CDS encoding peptidase, coding for RDRWTVTTRCCLDAGIPIRDLGDLRNGQAVAADITGERLASAGFDASPVTEDEAATSLVELSRFHRLTVFEYFMTDKVGHSRSFDDARTVLMSLDRFLGTLTTESRRAEITLLVTSDHGNMEDLSRKTHTRNPVPFIAVGPAAPLFGDVASILDVTPAIVAALSDRL
- a CDS encoding S46 family peptidase; protein product: MKNFTLRALTVSILLVTGCSTSKHTAVVTEKPPSTEKLGTPQHVSTAAAAPAAAVVAPGRFDGGKMWTFDNPPMEYFNEAYGFRPDSAWFDKARLGSLRFATYCSASFVSPNGLIATNHHCGRGSVSDVSKKGENLLDNGFYAGHVEDERKVEELFVEQLISIEDVTDQVYAAVKGVFGDEAQSGARRQKADAVEQTMTNKVKATDSTLSVQVIELYNGGQYSAYTFKRYDDVRLVMAPELQIGYFGGDPDNFTYPRFNLDFSLFRAYGEDGLPLKTEKYFPWSVDGVKEGDAVFIVGNPGSTSRLSTVSQLEFERDHSLPAQLGIFTSRSAILKAYIDAHPEEAEEYDLRNTYFSLENSIKAFRGQLSGLKDPYLIARKNGAEQELKRALSATDSLNKLYGSVFNDIATMQKSKQAVAGQSGAFTYFGSEALTSHILLRGLYGYLHDFLKERGAPAERTSSLKKDGLAVDDWPAEIEEQFIAARLSEMKSYLGADHPIVKGILNGSTPDSVAKRVVAGTALKDSTGFAGLLDKGYRSSGDPTVKLINALAPAYLSLGQQLSSFQSTEENLNAKLARARFAIHGRTMPPDATFSPRLADGVVAGYDYNGTRAPAFTTLFGLLDHYYSYKGREEWKLPERWINGAANVDLSTPLNFVSTNDITGGNSGSPVLNRDLELVGLAFDSNVEALPNEYLFLDVSGRTVSVDSRGILEALDDIYDADRLVLELKTGTFYESEEKADEAVMVAH